Proteins from a genomic interval of Alphaproteobacteria bacterium:
- a CDS encoding AI-2E family transporter, with amino-acid sequence MSSSQRFWIWATVALLLGAVLYILKGILLPFVAGMLVAYILNPVTGRLESWRIPRTLATILIILIFFSAIAAIFFFAFPYIQAEVINLAIRIPGYGVTLHKSLMDYFDGFSGQLSPTDWETIKLEASKYMGDIFSWFGKFLADLLTGGLALANLIALVIITPIVSFYLLRDWNRLVKKVQSWFPVAHQKVISTLFEDMDRALGGFARGQALVCLTLATFYGFGLWFLGLDSGAVIGVLTGIFAFVPYLGVLTGFIISLLMSFAQFGDWAPILMVMGLFGVGQVLEGNFLTPNLVGERVGLHPVWIIFAILSGATIGGLLGVLIAMPIAAIIGVLVRFGMSQYMASPLYKHLARKAPAAKKKTS; translated from the coding sequence ATGTCATCTTCACAGCGTTTTTGGATTTGGGCGACCGTTGCTCTTTTGTTGGGGGCTGTGCTCTATATCTTGAAGGGAATATTGTTGCCATTTGTAGCTGGAATGCTTGTGGCTTATATACTTAATCCTGTCACGGGTCGTTTAGAGTCATGGCGTATCCCTAGAACTCTGGCCACTATTCTGATTATTTTGATTTTTTTCTCGGCGATTGCAGCCATATTTTTCTTTGCTTTTCCCTATATACAGGCAGAAGTCATCAATTTAGCGATCAGGATACCTGGTTATGGCGTCACACTTCACAAATCGCTAATGGATTATTTCGATGGATTTTCGGGACAGTTATCTCCCACTGATTGGGAGACCATTAAATTGGAAGCCAGCAAATATATGGGGGATATTTTTTCCTGGTTTGGTAAGTTTTTGGCTGATCTTCTGACAGGTGGACTCGCCCTAGCAAACCTCATTGCCCTCGTCATTATCACGCCAATCGTTTCTTTTTATCTTTTACGGGATTGGAATCGTCTCGTTAAGAAGGTTCAGAGCTGGTTTCCAGTAGCACACCAAAAAGTGATTTCCACTCTCTTTGAAGATATGGATCGGGCTTTGGGTGGTTTTGCTAGAGGCCAAGCCCTTGTTTGCCTAACTCTAGCTACTTTTTATGGTTTTGGACTTTGGTTCCTTGGATTGGACTCTGGTGCTGTAATCGGGGTTTTAACCGGTATTTTTGCCTTTGTACCTTACCTGGGAGTTTTGACAGGATTTATTATTTCTCTTCTGATGTCTTTTGCTCAGTTTGGTGATTGGGCACCTATCCTCATGGTTATGGGATTATTTGGCGTAGGGCAGGTTCTAGAGGGGAATTTTCTGACACCAAATCTCGTGGGTGAGCGCGTAGGTTTGCATCCTGTTTGGATCATCTTTGCAATCTTGAGCGGGGCCACTATCGGAGGGCTTTTAGGCGTTCTGATAGCCATGCCAATTGCTGCCATTATAGGTGTTCTTGTTCGATTCGGAATGTCACAGTATATGGCCAGCCCTCTCTATAAGCATTTGGCACGAAAAGCCCCTGCGGCGAAGAAAAAAACTTCATGA
- a CDS encoding CDP-alcohol phosphatidyltransferase family protein — MNLPNLISIARLLSAPLIVWLILDDRMVIAFWVFIAAGASDAIDGYIARILKARTELGTYLDPLADKALLVAVCITLGQKAYLESWIVILVVSRDVLIIGGAMLMSLIGKSIKMQPITISKLNTVCQIMLILLVLGCHGYELWGLLPIISGLTWAVALTTLLSGAMYIKLSLRPQKQTIEKRVN; from the coding sequence ATGAATTTACCCAATCTCATAAGCATCGCCCGATTGTTAAGTGCTCCACTAATCGTTTGGCTTATTCTTGATGATAGAATGGTCATAGCCTTCTGGGTTTTTATAGCGGCAGGAGCCTCCGACGCCATTGATGGTTATATAGCACGCATTTTAAAAGCTCGGACCGAGCTGGGAACCTATTTGGATCCTTTGGCAGATAAAGCACTGCTTGTGGCGGTCTGTATTACCTTAGGCCAGAAAGCCTACTTAGAAAGCTGGATTGTGATTCTAGTGGTTTCAAGAGATGTGTTGATTATTGGGGGCGCGATGCTGATGTCCCTCATTGGAAAATCCATTAAAATGCAACCCATCACTATTAGCAAGCTGAATACCGTTTGCCAGATTATGCTTATATTGTTGGTCTTGGGATGCCATGGTTATGAACTTTGGGGCCTATTGCCCATAATTAGTGGATTAACCTGGGCTGTCGCCCTTACGACTCTGTTGTCAGGAGCCATGTATATTAAATTATCCTTAAGGCCCCAGAAACAGACGATTGAAAAGCGAGTTAATTGA
- a CDS encoding DUF2066 domain-containing protein, with translation MTQLALKKHIALFLGIAFFQICQMGIGPSCHAAPDKPFVVKGLQVDVKDTSAVEARKKALAMGQRKAFVELLNLIATPENSSASGDLDALGSKIAATFSDDQIAAHVLDFEIVDEKNSKTRYLATLTYRLNRTSIEKLISEASHRIVKASKEAVLILPLLEKHGEMLLWQDENQWKQAWDKKHMSFSLIPFTLPLGDLQDVQELTPSQALEGSFDSLEKIAKRYETPAGALVVYAKYFEEFSKEEGLMVPHITIEFMYGLPSSQGARQAITLSGEPGGSVEELLNKGVDTVLDTLNRDWKRGELLPHDKKVSLTANCKLNSPKSWFDIKEKLASLRRAGCFLSYDVLTLSTEKIRLRLHHRGCENLLKQQAELVGLRLSSFGAEWSIEELNHKESSAPADMATLSEPVQMFQEAKSVQKLQEAKPVQKLQEARPIHEVQHVETSQTMEVYQPEPMKIIIRPRDEDLIQENQNLTREVSYLLEEE, from the coding sequence ATGACACAATTGGCTCTGAAAAAGCATATAGCCCTTTTCTTAGGGATTGCGTTTTTTCAGATTTGTCAGATGGGCATAGGTCCTTCGTGCCATGCTGCCCCAGACAAGCCTTTTGTTGTGAAAGGCCTCCAAGTTGATGTCAAAGACACGTCAGCGGTTGAAGCAAGAAAGAAGGCCCTCGCCATGGGTCAACGAAAGGCCTTCGTTGAGCTTTTAAATTTGATTGCGACTCCTGAAAATTCCAGTGCTTCTGGCGATCTGGACGCTTTAGGGAGCAAAATTGCGGCAACCTTTAGCGACGATCAAATAGCTGCCCATGTCCTTGATTTTGAGATAGTGGATGAGAAAAACTCAAAGACTCGCTACTTAGCAACTCTTACGTATCGTCTTAATAGAACTTCGATTGAAAAGTTAATTTCTGAGGCAAGCCATCGCATTGTAAAGGCGTCGAAGGAAGCTGTCCTCATTCTTCCCTTACTGGAAAAGCATGGGGAAATGCTTCTTTGGCAAGACGAAAATCAATGGAAACAAGCCTGGGATAAAAAGCACATGAGCTTTTCCCTTATACCGTTTACCTTGCCCCTTGGCGACCTGCAGGATGTGCAGGAGCTGACACCGTCTCAGGCTCTTGAAGGCAGCTTTGATAGTTTGGAAAAGATTGCGAAGAGATATGAGACTCCAGCTGGAGCGCTTGTTGTTTATGCTAAATACTTTGAAGAATTTTCCAAGGAAGAGGGCCTTATGGTTCCCCATATTACCATAGAATTTATGTATGGCCTGCCTTCCTCACAAGGCGCGCGTCAGGCCATAACCCTTTCTGGAGAGCCAGGTGGTTCGGTAGAGGAACTTTTAAACAAAGGGGTAGATACCGTTTTAGACACCCTGAACAGGGACTGGAAACGGGGAGAGCTTTTGCCCCACGATAAGAAAGTGTCTTTAACAGCCAATTGTAAGTTAAATTCGCCCAAGTCCTGGTTTGATATTAAAGAAAAGTTAGCATCTCTTCGCAGAGCAGGGTGTTTTCTGAGCTATGATGTTTTGACACTTTCAACGGAAAAGATACGCTTGCGCCTTCATCATCGGGGGTGTGAAAATTTGTTGAAACAGCAAGCAGAACTTGTAGGACTAAGATTGTCCTCCTTTGGAGCCGAGTGGTCTATAGAGGAATTGAATCATAAAGAGAGCTCAGCACCAGCAGATATGGCAACTCTCTCAGAGCCCGTCCAGATGTTCCAAGAAGCCAAGTCAGTCCAAAAACTCCAAGAAGCTAAGCCCGTCCAGAAACTCCAAGAAGCCAGGCCTATTCATGAGGTTCAGCACGTTGAGACATCGCAGACAATGGAAGTGTATCAACCAGAACCCATGAAGATTATTATCCGTCCTAGGGATGAGGATTTGATCCAAGAAAATCAAAATCTTACCCGGGAAGTCTCTTATTTGTTAGAAGAAGAGTAG
- the ndk gene encoding nucleoside-diphosphate kinase, with protein sequence MAIERTFSIIKPDATRRNLTGAINARFEEAGLRIVAQRRLWLTKVQAEAFYVVHAERAFYDDLCTFMSSGPIVAQVLEGEDAILKNREVMGATNPANADPGTIRYDFAESIEANSVHGSDAPETAAEEISFFFSSMDIVG encoded by the coding sequence ATGGCCATTGAAAGAACATTTTCAATTATTAAACCCGATGCAACGCGCCGTAATTTGACGGGAGCGATTAATGCACGCTTTGAAGAGGCAGGGTTAAGGATTGTGGCCCAACGTCGTCTTTGGTTGACCAAGGTCCAGGCAGAGGCCTTTTATGTGGTGCATGCCGAACGGGCCTTCTATGACGACTTGTGTACTTTTATGTCCTCGGGTCCCATAGTTGCACAGGTCCTTGAAGGAGAGGATGCAATCTTGAAAAATCGCGAAGTCATGGGGGCAACAAATCCTGCCAATGCGGATCCTGGAACGATTCGTTATGATTTTGCCGAATCCATTGAAGCCAATTCCGTCCATGGATCCGATGCGCCAGAAACAGCGGCTGAAGAGATTTCTTTTTTCTTTTCCAGTATGGACATTGTTGGGTAA